The following coding sequences are from one Gadus morhua chromosome 10, gadMor3.0, whole genome shotgun sequence window:
- the dcps gene encoding m7GpppX diphosphatase: MGDAPLKRVNEGDELGQKVKKQKGDPEADPSGNGEECGEENILSGFKTTAVLKDSAREKTIFLHGKLDEQEAVVILQKTPITVVSVAEMFASSKLKLEMRNDIYSTYQLQPPAHLNVLKATVVCPATEKHVKKYQVQESFLVEETGEDYLSITLPYIQEKSFSLQWVFNILEKKAEADRIVYEDPDPDVGFVLLPDFKWDQKQTHDLYLIAIVHQRDLKSIRELTADHLPLLQNICTKGKEAILKRYGLPASKLRVYFHYQPSYYHLHVHFTALASEAPGSGVERAHLLSDVIQNLRADGGFYRQRSLSFPLRADDGLLARFQQAGRL, translated from the exons ATGGGAGATGCACCTCTGAAGCGGGTGAATGAAGGTGATGAACTCGGACAGAAGGTTAAGAAACAAAAGGGAGATCCTGAAGCTGACCCGAGTGGAAACGGAGAGGAATGCGGCGAGGAGAATATCTTATCTGGGTTTAAGACCACCGCTGTGTTGAAGGATTCTGCACGGGAGAAGACCATCTTCCTCCATGGGAAG ttggacgagcaggaggcggtggtcatCCTGCAGAAGACCCCCATCACAGTGGTCTCCGTGGCGGAGATGTTCGCTTCCTCAAAGCTGAAGCTGGAGATGAGGAACGACATCTACAGCACCTATCAGCTCCAGCCTCCTGCTCACCTCAACG TGCTCAAGGCGACAGTGGTGTGCCCGGCCACAGAAAAGCACGTGAAGAAGTACCAGGTTCAGGAGAGCTTCCTGGTTGAGGAGACCGGAGAGGACTACCTCTCCATCACTCTGCCCTACATCCAGGAGAAGAGCTTCAGTCTGCAG TGGGTCTTCAACATCCTGGAGAAGAAGGCGGAGGCGGACCGGATAGTTTATGAAGACCCTGACCCCGATGTGGGCTTCGTTCTTCTGCCAGATTTCAAATGGGACCAAAAACAG ACGCATGATCTGTACCTGATAGCCATCGTCCACCAGAGAGACCTGAAGAGTATCAGAGAGCTCACGGCCGACCACCTGCCTTTGCTCCAGAACATCTGCACCAAGGGGAAG GAGGCCATCCTCAAGCGCTACGGCCTTCCCGCCAGCAAGCTGCGCGTGTACTTCCACTACCAGCCGTCGTACTACCACCTCCACGTCCACTTCACGGCGCTGGCCTCGGAGGCCCCCGGCAGCGGGGTGGAGCGGGCCCACCTGCTCTCCGACGTCATCCAGAACCTCCGGGCGGACGGGGGGTTCTACCGCCAGCGGAGCCTCAGCTTCCCCCTCCGCGCCGACGATGGACTGCTCGCCAGGTTCCAGCAGGCGGGGCGGTTGTAG